DNA sequence from the Methanosarcinales archaeon genome:
TCCTGGGAGCAACACCAGAGATAGTACCCCTGATCAGGGAATACATGGTGATCTGGTATCCTGGCGTGCTCTTTCTCATTATCCCGATGGTGGGGAACAATGCCATTCGCGCAACCGGGGATACCAAGACCCCAAGCGCCATAATGCTGGTGGCAGTAGTCGTTAATATTGTGCTTGACCCTATATTGATATTCGGGCTTGGCCCCTTTCCCATGCTTGGACTGACAGGAGCAGCCATTGCCACGGTATTTGCACGGGCAATCACATTAATTGTCGCGATATGGGTGCTCTACTATCGGGACAGGATGATAACCTTTGATATACCTCCCCTAAAAACTATTATCGATTCATGGAAAAGCATTATGTACATAGGGCTGCCAGTTGCTGCAACCAGACTGCTGTCCCCCATTGCCATGGGTGTTATCATTGCTCTTATTGCAACGTACGGGCACGAGGCCGTAGCAGCTTTTGGTGTGGGTATCCGCATCGAGTTTTTAGCCATGACCGTGATCTTTGCATTGTCAACGGTAATCGGGCCATTTGTGGGGCAGAATTTGGGGGCTGCCCGGTACGATCGGGTGCAACTGGGGGTCAAATACAGCAATGGTTTTTCACTTATCTGGGGCGTGGTAATGTTTGCTCTTCTGGCAGTAACAGCCAGGCCGGTCGCTTCGATATTCAATGATGACCCTGTGGTCATATCTATTATCTTGCTCTATCTGTGGATCGTTCCAATTGGGTATGCGTTATTTGGTGTGTTCCAGATATCGACCATCACGTTGAATGTGCTGAATAAACCTGTTCCAGCTGCAATCCTTATGGTGA
Encoded proteins:
- a CDS encoding MATE family efflux transporter, whose protein sequence is MTVPMIFGMVGMVAFNLVDTFFVGQLGTEELAALSFTFPIIMVIGSLAMGIGVGSSVVISKAIGRGDHHMVQRLTTDSLILSLIMVAFFVLVGMLTIDPLFRLLGATPEIVPLIREYMVIWYPGVLFLIIPMVGNNAIRATGDTKTPSAIMLVAVVVNIVLDPILIFGLGPFPMLGLTGAAIATVFARAITLIVAIWVLYYRDRMITFDIPPLKTIIDSWKSIMYIGLPVAATRLLSPIAMGVIIALIATYGHEAVAAFGVGIRIEFLAMTVIFALSTVIGPFVGQNLGAARYDRVQLGVKYSNGFSLIWGVVMFALLAVTARPVASIFNDDPVVISIILLYLWIVPIGYALFGVFQISTITLNVLNKPVPAAILMVIQMFVLYIPLAYVGSYLFGLTGIFGAIVLAYSLTGMASHFVLKRVLNRVTRPDRS